The following are from one region of the Phycisphaerae bacterium genome:
- a CDS encoding sodium:solute symporter family protein, whose amino-acid sequence MLQVGIICGYLALLLLLGVASSRFFRGTASDYFLASRGIGSFLLLMSLFGTTMTAFAMVGSTGESFKAGIGVYGLMASWSGIIHAAVFFLIGIKLWSFGKRHGYVTQIQFFRDRFESDKLGLILFPVLVGLVIPYLLIGIMGAGATIEKVTEGAFPSVFPAYFTGRTVVAAGAVPYWLGSLAICLVVLFYVFLGGVRGTAWANAFQTLVFLFIGCFTFVLIADKFGGVRNATAMVQEHNPHYLRRTVDADDPLTRYQGDLKVHGQRLAKWEAAPPEERGPKPAEVERPHGFTQLHFLTYFFIPLSVGMFPHLFQHWLTARSARSFRLSVVAHPLLILLVWAPCVMIGVWATSAMIDGKPVIPYGFTNPNAVLGKLVAELTTPVLGGFLTAGILAAIMSSLDSQFLCIGSIFTNDIVAHYIKHDRIGDRQRVFLGRLFVILIVAATYALAQFRPGGVFTLGVWCFSGFASLFPLVFAAVYWRRVTKAGAYACVLTAAATWIWLFAESGFAGDDNYLFLGMMPAATMVAASTLALVVVSLLTRPPSAATIEKFFGTVRA is encoded by the coding sequence ATGTTGCAGGTCGGGATCATCTGCGGCTACCTGGCGCTGCTGCTGCTCCTGGGTGTGGCGAGCAGCCGGTTCTTTCGCGGCACGGCCAGCGACTACTTCCTGGCTTCGCGGGGCATCGGGTCATTTCTGCTGCTCATGTCGCTATTCGGTACGACCATGACGGCGTTCGCGATGGTCGGATCGACGGGCGAGTCCTTCAAGGCGGGGATCGGCGTTTACGGGCTGATGGCGTCGTGGTCGGGGATCATCCACGCAGCGGTTTTCTTCCTGATCGGCATCAAGCTCTGGTCCTTCGGCAAGCGGCATGGCTACGTAACGCAGATTCAGTTCTTCCGCGATCGGTTTGAGTCGGACAAGCTGGGACTGATCCTGTTTCCGGTGCTCGTGGGGCTGGTCATCCCCTACCTGCTCATCGGCATCATGGGGGCGGGTGCAACGATCGAGAAGGTCACCGAGGGCGCGTTTCCGAGTGTGTTCCCGGCGTATTTCACCGGCCGGACCGTCGTTGCGGCGGGAGCGGTCCCCTACTGGCTGGGGTCACTGGCGATATGCCTCGTCGTTTTGTTTTACGTTTTCCTGGGCGGCGTGCGCGGCACGGCCTGGGCAAACGCCTTTCAGACGCTCGTATTCCTGTTCATCGGGTGCTTCACTTTTGTGCTCATTGCGGACAAGTTCGGCGGTGTGCGTAACGCCACGGCCATGGTCCAGGAGCATAACCCGCATTACCTTCGTCGCACGGTCGACGCAGATGATCCGCTGACTCGCTACCAGGGCGATCTCAAGGTGCACGGTCAGCGCCTGGCCAAGTGGGAGGCCGCGCCGCCCGAGGAGCGCGGACCGAAACCGGCGGAGGTGGAGCGTCCCCACGGATTCACGCAGCTCCACTTCCTTACGTATTTCTTTATCCCGCTGAGTGTGGGGATGTTCCCGCATCTGTTTCAACACTGGCTTACGGCGCGGTCGGCGCGGTCGTTTCGATTGAGCGTCGTCGCCCATCCGCTGTTGATTCTGCTGGTATGGGCGCCTTGTGTGATGATCGGCGTGTGGGCGACGTCGGCGATGATCGACGGCAAGCCCGTGATCCCGTACGGATTCACCAATCCCAATGCCGTGCTGGGCAAACTGGTGGCCGAGCTCACCACGCCGGTGCTGGGCGGATTTCTCACGGCGGGCATTCTCGCGGCGATCATGTCCTCGCTCGATTCGCAATTTCTGTGCATCGGGAGCATTTTCACGAACGACATCGTCGCCCACTACATCAAGCATGACCGGATCGGCGACCGCCAACGGGTCTTTCTCGGCCGGTTGTTCGTCATCCTGATCGTGGCGGCGACGTACGCGTTGGCGCAATTCCGCCCCGGCGGGGTGTTCACGCTGGGCGTGTGGTGTTTCAGCGGATTCGCCAGTCTGTTTCCCCTGGTCTTTGCGGCGGTCTATTGGCGGCGTGTGACCAAGGCGGGGGCGTACGCGTGCGTACTGACGGCGGCGGCCACGTGGATCTGGCTCTTCGCCGAGTCGGGATTCGCCGGTGATGACAACTATTTGTTCCTGGGCATGATGCCGGCGGCGACGATGGTGGCCGCCTCAACGCTCGCATTGGTGGTTGTGTCTCTGTTGACCCGCCCGCCGTCGGCGGCGACGATCGAGAAGTTCTTCGGGACGGTGCGGGCATAG
- a CDS encoding acyl-CoA thioesterase produces MPPVLNANMADAYLYHRAVQFSDTDMAGVLHFSNYYRYMEEAEHAFWRSLGESVVVKNGDHAVSWPRVATGCEYFAPARFEDVLDLALTVSHVGNRSVSYEIEFRRGGERIAIGRTTAVCCTMSGGNFGPTEIPPSLREKLVSAAGVPEDSPPPATESLTGPSQ; encoded by the coding sequence ATGCCTCCGGTTCTGAATGCGAACATGGCTGACGCGTATCTCTATCATCGTGCCGTGCAGTTCTCCGACACCGACATGGCCGGCGTGCTTCACTTCTCCAACTACTACCGCTACATGGAGGAGGCCGAGCACGCCTTCTGGAGGTCGCTCGGTGAGAGCGTCGTGGTGAAGAACGGCGACCACGCCGTGAGCTGGCCGCGGGTCGCCACGGGCTGCGAATACTTCGCCCCGGCCCGTTTCGAAGACGTGCTCGATTTGGCCCTGACCGTTTCGCACGTGGGCAACCGCTCAGTGAGCTACGAGATCGAGTTCCGCCGCGGCGGCGAGAGGATTGCCATCGGTCGGACCACGGCGGTGTGCTGCACGATGTCTGGCGGCAATTTCGGCCCGACGGAGATCCCGCCGAGCCTGCGCGAGAAACTCGTCAGCGCGGCCGGCGTCCCCGAAGACTCCCCGCCGCCAGCCACCGAGTCATTGACCGGCCCATCCCAATAA
- a CDS encoding PQQ-binding-like beta-propeller repeat protein, which yields MRAAAPPDAWPMFRGDSALSGIAESSLPENPKVLWRFEAGDAITSTAAIADGMVYVGSDDEHLYALDLATGALRWKFKAEGFVRSSPTVTGDFVIFGDDHGVVRALDRRTGALRWAFSTDGEVISSANVIGDRIIVGSYDSFVYALRRDSGELLWKTETEGRVHATPAISDRYAESAFVIVSGCDEFLHVLDAGDGRSAQKVAMGSVAGASPVIAGERTYIGTYGNTVRGLNWRAGETLWTFTDPDREFPYMSSAVVYEGLVILGGRDKRVRALDADTGKSVWEFATKGRVDGSPVIVGKRIFVGSQDGVLYALDAKSGKELWRFEAGGPISASPAVAAGRLVIGTEDGLLYCFGEKHDESAGPR from the coding sequence GTGCGGGCTGCCGCACCGCCCGACGCCTGGCCCATGTTCCGCGGTGATTCTGCCCTGAGTGGTATTGCGGAGTCCTCTCTGCCCGAAAATCCGAAGGTGCTCTGGCGTTTTGAGGCGGGCGATGCCATCACCTCCACGGCCGCCATCGCCGACGGCATGGTGTACGTCGGCAGCGACGACGAGCACCTCTACGCGCTCGATCTTGCCACCGGCGCGCTTCGCTGGAAGTTCAAGGCGGAGGGATTCGTCCGGTCGTCGCCGACGGTCACCGGCGATTTCGTCATCTTCGGCGACGACCACGGCGTCGTCCGCGCCCTGGACCGGCGAACAGGCGCGCTTCGCTGGGCGTTCTCCACCGATGGCGAGGTCATCTCCTCGGCCAATGTCATCGGAGACCGGATCATCGTCGGATCGTACGACAGTTTCGTGTATGCACTTCGGCGAGATTCCGGCGAACTGCTCTGGAAGACGGAAACGGAAGGCCGGGTCCACGCCACGCCGGCGATCAGCGATCGATACGCCGAGAGTGCTTTCGTCATCGTCTCGGGCTGCGACGAGTTCCTTCACGTGCTCGACGCGGGCGACGGGCGGTCGGCGCAGAAAGTGGCGATGGGTTCCGTGGCCGGGGCGTCGCCCGTCATCGCGGGTGAGCGAACGTACATCGGCACCTATGGCAACACCGTGCGCGGGCTGAATTGGAGGGCCGGGGAAACGCTCTGGACCTTCACCGACCCCGACCGGGAATTCCCTTATATGTCCTCGGCGGTCGTGTACGAAGGGCTGGTCATACTCGGCGGGCGGGACAAGCGTGTCCGCGCCCTGGACGCCGACACGGGCAAGTCCGTTTGGGAATTCGCCACGAAGGGTCGAGTAGACGGATCGCCGGTGATCGTTGGCAAGCGGATTTTTGTCGGCTCGCAGGACGGTGTTCTCTACGCGCTCGACGCGAAATCGGGAAAGGAGCTCTGGCGATTCGAGGCGGGCGGACCCATCTCCGCCTCGCCGGCGGTTGCAGCGGGGCGACTGGTCATTGGCACGGAAGACGGCCTGCTCTACTGCTTCGGCGAAAAGCACGATGAATCGGCGGGCCCGCGTTAG
- the solA gene encoding N-methyl-L-tryptophan oxidase: MLVRLVRVEQFDAIVLGLGVMGAATLRELSARGLRALGIDRHGIAHDRGSSHGEQRLIRTAYFEHPAYVPLAQRAFVRWEGIEREARVPLLKRCGLVLIGEPPGPVLSGIRRASEEHALRLETLTPTGLEHRWPCFHVEDRLEVLHEPDAGVLFAEACVQALAEQAVSSGAQIRAPEIVQDWSPEKGAAGANSVVVRTDRDVYRAARLVICGGPWSVSLLRALNLPLVVRRKVMLWVSPVPESLHLDRGGPVFAYDLAGEFYYGFPSLDGQSAKVGIHTGGSNVTAPEDLDRRLNDGDVTPIRSFLSRHMRGLGNDVQRHSVCMYTMTPDEHFILDRLPGLPEVVIGAGFSGHGFKFAPVIGTILADLAINGGSELIPPGLFSIDRLDGGLG, translated from the coding sequence GTGCTCGTTAGACTCGTCCGCGTGGAACAGTTCGACGCCATCGTCCTGGGATTGGGTGTAATGGGCGCGGCCACGCTGCGCGAGCTTTCCGCGCGGGGCTTGCGCGCACTTGGCATCGACCGTCACGGAATCGCCCACGATCGGGGCAGCTCGCACGGCGAGCAGAGGCTGATCCGCACGGCCTACTTCGAGCACCCGGCCTATGTCCCTCTGGCCCAACGCGCATTTGTGCGGTGGGAGGGAATCGAACGCGAGGCCCGCGTGCCCCTGCTGAAACGCTGCGGACTGGTCCTGATAGGCGAGCCGCCGGGACCGGTTCTTTCGGGCATTCGCCGCGCATCCGAGGAGCACGCCTTGCGACTGGAGACGCTTACGCCCACCGGCCTTGAACACCGCTGGCCGTGTTTTCACGTCGAAGACCGTCTCGAAGTGCTCCATGAGCCGGATGCCGGCGTGCTCTTCGCAGAGGCGTGCGTACAAGCCCTCGCGGAACAGGCGGTGTCGTCGGGGGCACAGATTCGCGCGCCTGAGATCGTGCAGGACTGGTCGCCGGAAAAGGGCGCGGCCGGAGCCAACAGCGTCGTCGTTCGTACCGACCGAGATGTCTACCGTGCCGCTCGGCTCGTGATTTGCGGCGGGCCTTGGTCGGTATCGCTGTTGCGCGCTTTGAACCTGCCGCTGGTCGTTCGGCGAAAGGTCATGCTCTGGGTCTCGCCCGTGCCGGAGAGCTTGCACCTTGATCGTGGCGGACCCGTTTTCGCCTACGATCTTGCCGGCGAATTCTATTACGGCTTTCCCTCACTCGACGGACAATCCGCAAAGGTAGGTATTCACACCGGCGGATCGAACGTCACCGCACCCGAAGATTTGGATCGCCGCCTGAATGACGGAGATGTGACGCCGATCCGTTCCTTTCTCTCGCGGCACATGCGCGGGCTTGGCAACGACGTGCAGCGACACTCCGTCTGCATGTACACGATGACGCCGGATGAGCACTTTATTCTGGATCGATTGCCCGGGCTGCCGGAAGTCGTGATCGGAGCGGGGTTCAGTGGGCACGGATTCAAGTTTGCCCCCGTGATAGGAACAATCCTCGCTGACCTGGCCATCAATGGCGGAAGCGAACTCATCCCGCCGGGCCTGTTTTCCATTGATCGACTCGATGGCGGTTTAGGTTGA
- a CDS encoding HAD family hydrolase, whose product MERLKKLISAGDAASAWSRVRALAQTCADYTALLSLARQADRLEKEAGPPKGLTPVRLALLSGATIDLLAKPLRLALLARGIAAEIHVGGYGQFVQEMIDPASPVTAFGPRIAVVVNTPYNLPAWPEIGTGQADAVELAEQAVDYLLKPCAALHDRTGCDIVLNNLHPPPARPAGNLGAKLPGDAANFVRRVNVALGDCAPSYVHIHDVAALVERVGMRSFFDARYWYHAKHPVSFASLPDYVRGIAGIVAAALGKSYKLVALDLDNTLWGGILGDDGLEGIEIGEGTPAGEAFKAFQMYLKALRDRGIVLAVCSKNDESIARRAFTDHPETILKLDDFVAFKANWQPKSDNLRAIAEELSLGLDSFVFVDDNPAEREQVRQILPQVAIPEVGDDPAEYPAMLDAGHYFEAVALTAEDRERTQTYRRRRAAGEALAAATDLTAYLKSLDMWAIVRPFDEASLERITQLTNKTNQFNVTTRRVTPAQMEALADDPQAVTRYVRLRDCFGDHGLICVFSATVDGEVMTVQDWLMSCRVLKRGVEFLLFNDILEEARRRGVRVIAGVYRPTERNALVKDLYRDLGFSPDGEAVDGGSLWRLEVSQAKPLEHFIETETPAS is encoded by the coding sequence ATGGAGCGCCTCAAAAAACTCATCTCCGCGGGAGATGCCGCCTCGGCATGGTCTCGCGTCCGCGCCTTGGCCCAGACCTGCGCGGACTACACGGCGCTTCTGTCCCTCGCTCGCCAGGCCGATCGCCTCGAGAAGGAAGCCGGGCCGCCCAAGGGGCTCACCCCGGTCCGACTGGCGCTTCTCAGCGGTGCGACCATCGACTTGCTGGCCAAGCCGCTTAGGCTGGCTTTGCTGGCCCGGGGCATCGCCGCCGAGATTCACGTCGGCGGTTACGGCCAGTTCGTTCAGGAGATGATCGATCCGGCGTCGCCCGTCACCGCGTTCGGGCCGCGCATCGCGGTTGTGGTGAACACGCCCTACAACCTGCCCGCCTGGCCGGAGATCGGGACAGGCCAGGCGGACGCCGTTGAGCTCGCCGAGCAGGCCGTGGACTACCTGCTCAAGCCCTGTGCCGCGCTGCACGACCGCACCGGGTGCGACATCGTGCTGAACAATCTTCACCCGCCGCCCGCGCGTCCCGCCGGGAACCTGGGCGCCAAGCTCCCCGGTGACGCCGCCAACTTCGTCCGCCGTGTCAACGTCGCACTTGGCGATTGCGCCCCAAGTTACGTCCACATTCACGACGTCGCGGCGCTGGTCGAGCGCGTCGGCATGCGATCATTCTTTGACGCACGCTACTGGTATCACGCCAAACACCCGGTGTCATTTGCGTCTCTGCCGGACTACGTTCGTGGCATCGCGGGCATCGTTGCGGCCGCGCTGGGCAAGTCGTACAAGCTTGTCGCTCTCGATCTCGACAACACCTTGTGGGGCGGCATCCTGGGCGATGATGGCTTGGAGGGGATCGAAATCGGCGAGGGGACTCCGGCGGGAGAGGCGTTCAAGGCGTTTCAGATGTATCTGAAGGCGCTGCGCGATCGGGGGATCGTCCTGGCCGTGTGCAGCAAGAATGACGAGTCGATCGCCCGCAGAGCTTTCACCGATCATCCCGAGACGATCCTCAAGCTTGACGATTTCGTGGCGTTCAAGGCGAACTGGCAGCCGAAATCGGACAACCTTCGTGCCATTGCCGAGGAGCTCTCCTTGGGACTCGATTCGTTTGTCTTTGTGGACGACAACCCTGCGGAGCGCGAGCAGGTTCGGCAGATCCTGCCGCAGGTGGCGATTCCCGAGGTGGGGGACGATCCGGCGGAATATCCGGCCATGCTTGACGCCGGGCACTATTTCGAAGCGGTGGCGCTCACGGCCGAGGACCGCGAAAGGACGCAGACGTACCGCCGGCGTCGGGCCGCCGGCGAGGCGCTCGCCGCCGCCACCGATCTCACGGCGTACCTGAAGTCGCTGGACATGTGGGCGATCGTCCGCCCCTTTGACGAGGCCTCCCTGGAGCGCATCACCCAACTGACCAACAAGACAAATCAATTCAACGTGACGACGCGTCGGGTGACGCCGGCGCAGATGGAGGCGCTGGCGGACGATCCTCAGGCGGTCACGCGTTACGTTCGCCTGCGGGACTGTTTCGGTGACCACGGGCTGATTTGCGTTTTTTCAGCGACCGTTGACGGGGAAGTCATGACGGTACAGGACTGGCTGATGAGCTGTCGTGTGCTTAAACGCGGAGTTGAGTTTCTGTTATTCAACGACATCCTGGAAGAAGCGCGTCGCCGGGGCGTGCGTGTGATCGCGGGCGTTTACCGCCCGACGGAAAGGAACGCCCTTGTAAAAGACCTGTATCGCGATCTGGGCTTCTCGCCCGATGGGGAGGCCGTGGACGGCGGTTCACTCTGGCGGTTGGAGGTTTCCCAAGCGAAGCCGCTGGAGCACTTCATCGAAACGGAAACACCGGCTTCGTAA
- a CDS encoding 4a-hydroxytetrahydrobiopterin dehydratase, with protein sequence MPGDPKLTEQEIRDILGKLPGWDVKGGKLHREFKFADFVEAFGFMSRAALVAESMNHHPEWSNVYNRVQVDLTTHDAGGITSKDTQLAVKMNALASAS encoded by the coding sequence ATGCCTGGCGACCCCAAGCTGACTGAGCAGGAAATACGGGACATCCTTGGCAAACTGCCCGGCTGGGATGTCAAGGGCGGCAAGCTGCACCGCGAGTTCAAGTTCGCCGATTTTGTCGAGGCCTTTGGGTTCATGTCCCGGGCCGCCCTGGTGGCCGAGTCCATGAACCACCACCCGGAGTGGAGTAACGTCTACAATCGTGTTCAGGTAGACTTGACGACCCACGACGCAGGAGGCATCACCTCCAAGGATACCCAGCTTGCCGTCAAGATGAATGCGCTTGCCAGTGCGTCCTGA
- a CDS encoding threonine--tRNA ligase encodes MGRRFLKVTLPDGTVLEVADGASTADIAASISPGLARRAVAGRVTVNGHSETLDLNRSLPNECALTVLTASDDDPQSLFVLRHSAAHVMAEAICKLFPETRLVYGPPLEDGFYYDIDLPHSITPDDFPRIEEEMARIVKEDRPFCRYDMPRGEAMSKLKDEHNRYKVDNAERAEGDSLSFYVTGREPGRDFEDLCRGPHIPSTGAIKAFKVRQVSRSFYRGDVNDQPLQRVYGTAFFKKSSLDDYLKQLEEARRRDHRVIGKQLDLFHQNEMVGSGLVLWMPKGTIIRNELQSYLTAEMLKLGYELVVSPHIGQLAMYRTSGHYPYYEDAQYPAMFESDRGKAMQATLQLAQRVKEMTGEAREHGVAGVRAMLEGVFSAFGAVEGVQPGDELEKVIPALYEALRSEMGYLLKPMNCPHHIQLYAARPRSYRDLPVRFAEYGTVYRYEQSGEISGLTRVRGFTQDDAHLFCTAEQLHNELLTTVKLTRGVFEILGMQDYRVRVGLRDPASDKYIGSPENWAKAEQAIRAAVRESGIEFSEEEGEAAFYGPKIDFIVKDCIGRNWQLGTVQADYNLPGRFELSYIGPDNSPHRPIMVHRAPFGSMERFVGILIEHFAGAFPLWLSPVQVAVASVSEKSEAYARKVFEVVEGSGLRAVLDVSSEKIGPKKHRLRSEKINYLLVVGEKESETGEVNVNDRDGRSLGNMALDAFLRAARAEVDSKGRETLSQS; translated from the coding sequence ATGGGGAGACGGTTTCTGAAGGTCACGCTTCCTGACGGTACTGTGCTTGAGGTTGCCGACGGCGCATCCACGGCCGACATCGCCGCTTCGATCAGTCCGGGATTGGCCCGGCGTGCCGTCGCCGGGCGCGTTACGGTCAACGGACATTCCGAAACGCTCGATCTCAACCGCTCGTTGCCGAACGAGTGCGCATTAACCGTTCTCACGGCCTCGGATGACGATCCCCAGAGCTTGTTCGTGCTCCGGCACAGCGCCGCGCACGTTATGGCCGAGGCGATCTGCAAGCTCTTTCCGGAGACCCGTCTCGTCTACGGGCCCCCGCTCGAGGACGGCTTCTACTACGACATCGATCTGCCGCACTCCATCACTCCCGATGATTTTCCTCGAATCGAGGAGGAGATGGCCCGCATCGTCAAGGAGGACCGCCCCTTCTGCCGCTACGACATGCCGCGTGGGGAGGCGATGTCCAAACTCAAGGACGAGCACAATCGTTACAAGGTGGACAACGCCGAGCGGGCCGAGGGGGATTCGCTCAGTTTCTACGTAACCGGTCGGGAACCCGGGCGGGATTTCGAAGATCTCTGTCGCGGCCCGCATATTCCGTCGACCGGCGCCATCAAGGCTTTCAAGGTTCGCCAGGTCAGCCGGTCGTTTTACCGTGGCGACGTCAACGACCAGCCTCTTCAGCGTGTTTACGGCACAGCATTTTTCAAGAAATCCTCGCTCGACGATTACCTGAAGCAGCTCGAGGAGGCGCGGCGCCGCGACCACCGGGTGATCGGCAAGCAGCTCGACCTGTTCCACCAGAACGAGATGGTGGGCAGCGGGCTGGTGCTGTGGATGCCCAAGGGCACGATCATCCGCAACGAGCTCCAGTCGTACCTGACGGCCGAGATGCTCAAGCTCGGTTACGAGCTCGTCGTTTCGCCGCACATCGGCCAGCTCGCCATGTATCGCACGAGCGGGCACTACCCGTATTACGAAGACGCCCAGTATCCGGCGATGTTCGAGAGCGATCGCGGCAAGGCCATGCAGGCAACGCTGCAGCTCGCCCAGCGGGTCAAGGAGATGACCGGCGAAGCGCGGGAGCACGGCGTCGCGGGTGTTCGGGCGATGCTCGAGGGCGTGTTCTCCGCCTTTGGAGCCGTCGAAGGTGTGCAGCCCGGCGACGAACTGGAAAAGGTCATTCCAGCGCTCTATGAGGCGCTGCGCAGTGAAATGGGCTACCTGCTCAAGCCCATGAACTGCCCGCACCACATCCAGTTGTATGCCGCTCGCCCGCGCAGCTATCGCGACCTGCCGGTTCGCTTCGCCGAATACGGCACCGTCTACCGTTACGAGCAGAGCGGCGAGATCAGCGGGCTGACGCGCGTGCGCGGCTTTACGCAGGACGATGCGCACTTATTCTGCACGGCCGAGCAGTTGCACAACGAGTTGCTGACAACCGTCAAGCTTACCCGCGGCGTGTTCGAAATCCTGGGCATGCAGGACTACCGTGTGCGCGTGGGCTTGCGCGATCCGGCCAGCGACAAGTACATCGGTTCGCCGGAGAACTGGGCCAAGGCGGAGCAGGCCATCCGCGCGGCCGTGCGCGAAAGCGGCATCGAATTCAGCGAAGAGGAAGGCGAGGCGGCGTTCTACGGCCCGAAGATCGACTTCATCGTCAAGGACTGCATCGGGCGGAACTGGCAGCTCGGCACGGTCCAGGCGGACTACAACCTGCCCGGGCGTTTCGAACTCTCGTACATCGGTCCGGATAACTCTCCGCATCGCCCGATCATGGTCCACCGGGCACCGTTCGGCAGTATGGAACGATTCGTGGGCATCCTGATCGAGCACTTCGCAGGCGCGTTCCCGCTGTGGCTGTCGCCGGTGCAGGTGGCCGTGGCATCGGTCAGCGAGAAGAGCGAGGCGTATGCCCGGAAGGTTTTCGAGGTTGTCGAAGGCTCGGGACTTCGGGCCGTGCTCGATGTATCCAGCGAGAAGATCGGCCCCAAGAAGCACCGGTTGCGGTCGGAAAAAATCAATTACCTGCTGGTGGTTGGAGAGAAGGAGTCCGAGACCGGCGAGGTCAACGTCAATGACCGCGACGGGCGATCGCTGGGTAACATGGCGTTGGACGCATTCCTCCGCGCCGCCCGGGCGGAGGTGGACAGCAAAGGGCGGGAGACGTTGTCGCAATCTTGA
- the infC gene encoding translation initiation factor IF-3 yields the protein MAKALRLNDRIRISPVRVIDQHQNQLGVIPVDQALSLAREAGLDLVEVSPTENPPVCRIMDYGKHQYEKKKRAKMAAAAHQVELKEIRLRPKTDPHDRQIKMRNAQKFLEEGNKVQFTMLFRGRERFNKEFAAGIFNEIIQEMGESVKIERPPLFEGRRMVMIVAPAKTGSKPKPSSGQAGGNTKAAPKKPAPTKQDAPEQNAQKVESAASPQSPGEAEAERAGQSSGTQG from the coding sequence ATCGCAAAGGCACTTCGGCTTAATGATCGGATTCGCATCTCCCCGGTCCGGGTGATCGACCAGCATCAGAACCAGCTCGGGGTTATTCCCGTCGACCAAGCGTTGTCGCTTGCCCGCGAGGCGGGTTTGGACCTTGTGGAGGTCTCTCCCACGGAAAACCCGCCCGTTTGCCGCATCATGGATTACGGCAAGCATCAATACGAAAAAAAGAAGCGGGCCAAGATGGCAGCGGCCGCTCACCAGGTCGAGCTGAAGGAGATTCGCCTCCGACCCAAGACCGACCCGCACGATCGCCAGATCAAGATGCGCAACGCCCAGAAGTTTCTCGAGGAAGGCAACAAGGTTCAGTTCACCATGCTCTTCCGCGGACGTGAGCGCTTCAACAAGGAGTTCGCGGCCGGCATCTTCAACGAGATCATTCAGGAGATGGGCGAGTCGGTGAAGATCGAGCGGCCGCCGCTGTTCGAGGGGCGGCGAATGGTCATGATCGTCGCGCCGGCCAAGACGGGATCGAAACCCAAGCCCTCTTCAGGGCAGGCCGGGGGGAATACGAAGGCGGCGCCCAAGAAGCCCGCTCCGACGAAGCAGGATGCGCCGGAACAGAATGCCCAAAAGGTCGAGAGCGCTGCGTCCCCACAGTCCCCCGGCGAGGCGGAAGCCGAACGTGCAGGGCAATCGTCGGGCACGCAAGGATGA
- a CDS encoding HupE/UreJ family protein, with protein MRIDVDALALGVSSALPSEELAEELRSMPVDEFMRSVERARRTIERRVRVRFDDEIADASVDFPEMSAAERPPGEEPTVLGTTVRFTGRIPPNARTFTFFASRALSAVHLTIFDQPATSATKMILAPGEESPPYALGVGAAPPTRLDVLGQYVVLGFEHILPKGLDHILFVLGLFLLSAKLRPLFWQITAFTVAHSVTLALSTYGMLSLPSRLVETMIAMSIAYVAIENVLTTKLKPWRPAVVFMFGLLHGLGFAGVLRELGLPRGEFLTALISFNVGVELGQIAVVLAALVAVGWLRDWKYYRRVVIIPSSLMIAAVGLYWSVTRALG; from the coding sequence ATGCGCATCGATGTCGATGCCCTGGCTTTGGGCGTGTCTTCGGCACTGCCCTCCGAGGAACTGGCCGAGGAGCTGCGCTCGATGCCCGTCGACGAATTCATGCGAAGTGTCGAGCGGGCCCGCCGAACGATCGAGCGCCGCGTTCGTGTCCGGTTTGACGACGAGATAGCCGACGCGAGTGTCGACTTCCCGGAGATGAGCGCGGCCGAGCGCCCGCCGGGCGAGGAGCCCACAGTATTGGGAACCACGGTTCGCTTTACGGGCCGCATCCCGCCGAATGCCAGGACATTCACCTTCTTCGCGTCGCGAGCGCTCAGCGCCGTGCATCTGACCATCTTCGATCAGCCAGCGACTTCGGCAACCAAGATGATCCTCGCGCCGGGTGAGGAAAGCCCGCCCTACGCCCTCGGCGTCGGCGCGGCCCCGCCCACGCGACTCGATGTCCTGGGACAGTACGTCGTCCTGGGCTTCGAGCACATTCTGCCCAAGGGCCTGGACCACATTCTGTTCGTGCTGGGACTGTTCCTGCTCAGCGCGAAGCTCCGGCCGTTGTTCTGGCAGATTACGGCGTTCACCGTGGCCCATTCCGTGACGCTGGCCTTGTCCACATACGGAATGCTCTCGCTTCCGTCGCGACTAGTCGAGACGATGATCGCCATGTCGATCGCTTATGTGGCGATCGAGAACGTGCTGACCACGAAATTGAAGCCCTGGCGTCCAGCGGTCGTGTTCATGTTCGGCTTGTTGCATGGGTTGGGCTTTGCCGGCGTTCTCAGGGAACTTGGCCTGCCGCGGGGCGAGTTCCTCACGGCGCTGATTTCATTCAACGTGGGAGTCGAACTGGGGCAGATCGCCGTCGTGTTGGCAGCGCTGGTGGCCGTGGGGTGGCTTCGAGATTGGAAGTACTACCGCCGGGTCGTGATCATTCCCAGCTCCCTGATGATCGCGGCGGTGGGACTCTACTGGTCGGTCACCCGAGCGCTGGGGTAG